The following coding sequences are from one Rhipicephalus microplus isolate Deutch F79 chromosome 3, USDA_Rmic, whole genome shotgun sequence window:
- the LOC142803609 gene encoding myeloid differentiation primary response protein MyD88-like has translation MPDRQIMAYPQLPKQETAEMTPNNFQDVPIAVVGLKCRAILAMRLDVPQLLLGPSGHRDWRGLALLAGFSCDEVELLKERGKSPTASLLDEWDARPVATVSLLVQHLMCLERYDVLDDIEAELRQDIEFYRRKQSGGISDVIRPPTVRSIRTPIYDAFVCYTSQDWPFVEVLIEKLESLGLRLFLPNRDLKAGVLQYSTFYELMEKWCRKTIIVFSPEFLESQECRVQQTFIESINNEQAQQKLIPVIVKQCVLKGTIRMISKINLCDNTSKQAEWNWIKLIESVRCDGSSLFVRTSATTTPLIPPSLVMSTAPPLGTKPARAVPMKTPVKDENESTSSTKKWWKIFAPRKKTSSMSSDSSGFQSMGSPELS, from the exons ATGCCCGACAGGCAGATCATGGCCTATCCGCAGCTCCCAAAGCAGGAGACTGCCGAGATGACGCCGAACAACTTCCAAGATGTTCCGATCGCTGTAGTCGGTCTGAAGTGTCGCGCCATACTTGCCATGCGCCTCGACGTGCCGCAACTGCTTTTGGGGCCGTCTGGTCATCGTGACTGGCGAGGACTGGCACTGTTGGCGGGCTTCAGCTGTGACGAGGTGGAGCTCCTCAAGGAACGGGGAAAGAGCCCGACGGCATCTTTGCTAGACGAGTGGGATGCACGGCCCGTGGCAACTGTCAGCCTCCTTGTGCAGCACCTGATGTGCCTTGAGAGATACGACGTTCTTGACGACATTGAAGCAGAGCTAC GACAAGACATTGAATTCTACCGAAGAAAACAGTCTGGCGGGATTTCAG ATGTCATTCGTCCTCCAACTGTCAGGTCGATAA GGACGCCTATCTACGACGCATTTGTCTGTTACACATCCCAAGACTGGCCCTTTGTTGAGGTGCTGATCGAAAAACTGGAATCACTGGGTCTACGTCTGTTCTTGCCCAACAGAGATCTAAAAGCAGGTGTCCTTCAATACTCTACATTCTATGAACTCATGGAGAAATG GTGTAGAAAAACCATCATTGTGTTTTCGCCCGAATTCCTCGAGTCACAAGAGTGCCGTGTGCAGCAAACATTCATTGAAAGCATTAACAATG AACAAGCACAGCAAAAACTGATACCGGTGATCGTCAAGCAGTGCGTGTTGAAGGGCACGATCCGGATGATCTCCAAGATCAATCTTTGTGATAACACTTCCAAGCAGGCCGAGTGGAACTGGATCAAACTGATCGAGTCGGTCCGGTGCGACGGGAGCTCTCTGTTTGTCCGCACCTCGGCCACCACCACACCCCTGATCCCGCCCTCTCTCGTCATGAGCACCGCGCCCCCTCTCGGCACGAAGCCGGCGAGAGCTGTGCCCATGAAGACGCCTGTCAAAGACGAGAACGAGTCTACGAGTTCAACAAAAAAGTGGTGGAAAATTTTTGCCCCACGTAAAAAGACAAGCAGCATGTCTAGCGATTCCAGTGGCTTCCAAAGTATGGGTTCGCCAGAGTTATCGTAG